A stretch of Neisseria subflava DNA encodes these proteins:
- a CDS encoding TraB/GumN family protein encodes MKKLLACLLLPLTALALGACQPNATSTDNKPAELNWQQPKLTSNVWKISKEGQPDSYLLGTIHMGQTNQTLSSDAVKLLQSTDQLTTEVDPLPDSSPETKKMYQKYFKEVMSTEPLSLKLGKADFRLLQEIYSQNEESRPIAQFADKLHPWAAFIFAGSTFPKGYSSETGADMLLTNAAADINKPRGSLESLDDVTAIFKAQPEETMLNFLKASIKTNKEETEDIKKLHQAYSDGRFEELIPLLEETEQRTLKLVDTKYAKTMSDWLKNDLLIRRNLAWLPEIRKQSAKQSTLFAVGIAHLPSEKGLIELLRQEGYQVTPEPKVLIWQ; translated from the coding sequence ATGAAAAAACTGCTTGCCTGCCTGCTTTTGCCATTGACCGCCCTTGCCTTGGGTGCCTGCCAACCTAATGCAACTTCAACCGACAACAAACCTGCCGAACTTAACTGGCAGCAGCCTAAACTGACCAGCAATGTTTGGAAAATCAGCAAAGAAGGCCAACCCGATTCCTATCTGCTCGGCACCATCCACATGGGGCAAACCAATCAAACCTTGTCTTCCGATGCAGTCAAACTATTGCAATCCACCGACCAACTGACCACAGAAGTCGATCCACTGCCGGACAGCAGTCCGGAAACGAAAAAAATGTATCAAAAATACTTCAAGGAAGTCATGAGTACCGAACCGCTCAGCCTCAAGCTTGGCAAAGCAGATTTCCGTCTTTTACAAGAAATCTATTCACAAAATGAAGAAAGCCGACCCATCGCCCAATTTGCCGACAAACTCCATCCGTGGGCGGCATTCATTTTTGCCGGCAGTACATTTCCCAAAGGGTATAGCTCAGAAACCGGTGCAGATATGTTGCTGACCAACGCGGCCGCCGACATCAATAAGCCGCGTGGTTCATTAGAAAGCTTGGACGATGTTACCGCGATCTTCAAAGCCCAGCCTGAAGAAACCATGCTCAACTTTCTGAAAGCCAGTATTAAAACCAATAAAGAAGAAACCGAAGATATCAAAAAACTCCATCAAGCCTATTCAGACGGTCGCTTTGAAGAACTCATCCCACTTTTAGAAGAAACCGAACAACGCACCCTCAAACTTGTTGATACCAAATACGCCAAAACCATGTCCGATTGGCTGAAAAACGACCTCCTGATTCGGCGTAACTTGGCATGGTTACCTGAAATCCGCAAGCAATCTGCCAAACAAAGTACCCTCTTTGCCGTCGGTATTGCCCATTTACCCAGCGAAAAAGGCTTAATCGAACTATTGCGTCAAGAAGGCTATCAAGTAACGCCCGAACCCAAAGTCCTGATTTGGCAATAA
- a CDS encoding ornithine carbamoyltransferase: MSLKNRHFLKLLDFTPEEITTYLDLSAELKAAKKAGREVQRMKGKNIALIFEKTSTRTRCAFEVAARDQGAGVTYLEPSASQIGHKESIKDTARVLGRMFDGIEYRGFEQDVVEELAKYAGVPVFNGLTNEFHPTQMLADALTMREHSDKPLNQIAFAYVGDARYNMANSLLVLAAKLGMDVRIGAPKSLWPSENIIETVQAVAKETGGRILLTENAQEAVKGVDFIHTDVWVSMGEPKEAWQERIDLLKGYRVTPELMAAAENPQVKFMHCLPAFHNRETKVGEWIYETFGLNGVEVTEEVFESEASIVFDQAENRMHTIKAVMVAALGD; encoded by the coding sequence ATGAGCCTGAAAAACCGCCATTTTTTAAAACTTTTGGATTTTACGCCGGAAGAAATTACCACCTATCTCGACCTTTCCGCCGAATTGAAGGCCGCTAAAAAAGCAGGGCGCGAGGTGCAGCGTATGAAGGGAAAAAACATCGCCCTGATTTTTGAGAAAACATCGACTCGCACCCGTTGTGCGTTTGAAGTGGCAGCACGCGACCAAGGGGCAGGGGTGACTTATCTGGAGCCTTCTGCCAGCCAAATCGGGCATAAGGAAAGCATTAAGGATACGGCGCGTGTTTTAGGGCGGATGTTTGACGGTATCGAATATCGTGGTTTTGAACAGGATGTGGTGGAAGAGCTGGCCAAGTATGCAGGCGTGCCTGTGTTCAATGGTTTGACCAACGAGTTCCACCCGACCCAAATGCTCGCCGATGCGCTGACGATGCGCGAGCATAGCGACAAGCCTTTGAATCAAATTGCGTTTGCTTACGTCGGTGATGCGCGTTACAACATGGCCAATTCGTTGCTGGTGTTGGCTGCGAAACTGGGCATGGACGTGCGTATCGGTGCGCCGAAAAGTTTGTGGCCGTCTGAAAACATTATCGAGACGGTGCAGGCTGTTGCCAAAGAGACCGGCGGACGGATTCTGTTGACGGAGAATGCGCAGGAAGCCGTGAAAGGCGTGGATTTTATCCATACCGATGTGTGGGTCAGCATGGGCGAGCCTAAAGAGGCTTGGCAGGAGCGTATCGATTTGCTGAAAGGTTACCGCGTTACCCCCGAATTGATGGCGGCGGCGGAAAATCCGCAAGTCAAGTTTATGCATTGCCTGCCTGCTTTCCATAATCGCGAAACCAAGGTCGGCGAATGGATTTATGAGACATTCGGCCTGAATGGTGTGGAAGTAACGGAAGAAGTTTTTGAAAGCGAAGCCAGTATTGTGTTTGATCAGGCAGAAAACCGGATGCATACGATTAAAGCGGTGATGGTAGCGGCATTGGGCGATTGA
- a CDS encoding methylated-DNA--[protein]-cysteine S-methyltransferase: MITLPSLNALPLKWNDIREQLETNFPADLEALLHERFTEHEAKQLEQDFIDCIGCTPEEYVRIRRAVRLLETRYPDSPHELTAAAVATPLGEMLAVFGSKGLCLLEFVGQKHMEQEIMAVQKALRGQFIFLENEQTQLLRQELDLYFQGRLKVFATPLETIGTAFQQQVWNALLTIPYGETRSYKEQAQQLGNPKAIRAVAAANGQNKVSILIPCHRVIGSDGKLTGYAGGLNRKQSLLALEQGEVQTALF, encoded by the coding sequence ATGATTACTCTGCCTTCTTTAAATGCGCTTCCATTAAAGTGGAATGACATCCGCGAGCAGTTGGAAACCAACTTTCCTGCCGACCTCGAAGCCTTGCTGCACGAGCGGTTTACGGAACACGAAGCCAAGCAGCTTGAGCAGGATTTTATTGACTGTATCGGTTGTACGCCTGAAGAATATGTCCGTATCCGCCGAGCTGTCCGACTGTTGGAAACGCGTTATCCGGATAGTCCGCACGAACTGACTGCGGCCGCGGTTGCCACGCCGTTGGGCGAGATGTTGGCGGTGTTCGGCAGTAAGGGTTTGTGTCTGCTGGAATTTGTCGGGCAGAAACATATGGAACAGGAAATCATGGCTGTCCAAAAAGCTTTGCGCGGGCAATTTATTTTCCTAGAAAATGAGCAAACGCAACTTTTGCGCCAAGAATTGGATTTATACTTTCAAGGCCGTCTGAAAGTTTTTGCAACGCCTTTGGAAACAATAGGTACAGCTTTTCAACAGCAGGTGTGGAATGCGCTGCTGACCATTCCTTACGGCGAAACGCGCAGCTACAAGGAGCAGGCGCAACAGTTGGGTAATCCCAAAGCCATTCGTGCCGTTGCCGCTGCAAACGGGCAGAACAAGGTGTCTATCTTGATTCCCTGCCACCGCGTTATCGGTAGCGACGGTAAGCTGACCGGCTACGCAGGCGGTTTGAACCGCAAACAATCGTTGCTTGCCTTGGAGCAAGGCGAGGTTCAGACGGCCTTGTTTTGA
- a CDS encoding glucose-6-phosphate 1-dehydrogenase family protein produces the protein MLTPKSCDLFNIPFFQFSQLKKYQPESIPQIKADYKENWQVWQQLIQQVAAELGAPFAPPHIERWCNGWQVRAHFFAYFKYEQYKNSAAILSILLNRRRLSVSLDWHCYKADVSPIALPDYNRWLDNFDTEKYASFDMWHGAESEYDDYRTVAQQSDGDRKLRDDKDFFCIGKHIERDDLGKQDVAKWIAETVEELLPLYEACHGK, from the coding sequence ATGCTGACCCCAAAAAGTTGCGATTTGTTCAATATCCCTTTTTTCCAGTTTTCCCAGCTTAAAAAATACCAGCCTGAAAGCATTCCGCAAATCAAGGCAGACTATAAAGAAAACTGGCAGGTATGGCAGCAGCTGATCCAGCAGGTTGCCGCCGAATTGGGTGCGCCGTTTGCGCCGCCGCATATCGAACGCTGGTGTAACGGCTGGCAGGTACGCGCTCATTTCTTTGCTTATTTCAAATACGAACAATATAAAAATTCCGCAGCGATTTTATCGATTTTGCTGAATCGCCGCCGTTTGAGTGTCAGCTTGGATTGGCACTGTTATAAAGCCGATGTTTCCCCCATCGCGCTGCCTGATTACAACCGCTGGCTGGATAATTTTGATACTGAAAAATACGCTTCATTCGATATGTGGCACGGTGCGGAAAGCGAATATGACGATTATCGTACCGTCGCCCAACAAAGCGACGGCGATAGAAAGCTTCGAGACGACAAAGATTTCTTCTGTATCGGAAAACACATCGAACGCGATGATTTGGGCAAGCAGGATGTCGCGAAATGGATAGCGGAAACAGTGGAAGAATTACTGCCGCTTTATGAAGCTTGTCATGGAAAATAA
- a CDS encoding hemerythrin domain-containing protein: MNPFETKSVTFAEPIEMLYACHGKVRRFCNQVAMLSDYIAENGCNQVVLQTIRQIAQYFNVAAPLHHEDEEENFFPLLLQYAPQAQESVDELLRQHVSLHSNWDGVAAEFAKLEADNTYIPDAEAFKRFVAGYDVHLAIEEPLFDMGKTFIPKEKLTEIGEIMAARRRK; this comes from the coding sequence ATGAATCCGTTTGAAACCAAAAGCGTTACTTTTGCCGAACCCATTGAAATGCTGTACGCCTGCCACGGCAAAGTGCGCCGTTTCTGCAATCAGGTTGCCATGTTGTCGGACTATATCGCCGAAAATGGCTGCAATCAGGTTGTTTTGCAAACCATCCGCCAAATTGCCCAGTATTTCAACGTTGCCGCACCGTTACACCATGAAGATGAAGAAGAAAACTTCTTTCCGCTTTTGTTGCAATATGCGCCGCAAGCACAAGAAAGCGTTGACGAGCTGTTGCGCCAACATGTCAGCCTGCATAGCAACTGGGACGGCGTGGCGGCTGAATTTGCCAAGCTTGAAGCGGACAACACCTATATCCCTGATGCCGAAGCATTCAAACGTTTTGTCGCAGGATATGATGTTCATCTAGCAATTGAAGAGCCTTTGTTTGATATGGGCAAAACCTTTATCCCCAAAGAAAAATTGACCGAAATCGGCGAAATTATGGCTGCACGCCGCCGCAAATAA
- the azu gene encoding azurin, which produces MKAYLALISAAVIGLAACSQEAAKPSEAPAASAASEAAPAETTAPADAAPASEAAPADTAAAPAAGNCATTVEANDAMQFNTKEIQVSKACKEFTITLKHTGTQPKESMGHNIVIGKAEDMDGIFKDGAGAAATDYVKPDDARVVAHTKLIGGGEEASLTLDPAKLAGGEYKFACTFPGHGALMNGKVTLVD; this is translated from the coding sequence ATGAAAGCTTATCTGGCTCTGATTTCCGCTGCCGTTATCGGCTTAGCTGCATGCTCTCAAGAAGCTGCAAAACCTTCTGAAGCCCCTGCTGCTTCCGCTGCTTCTGAAGCTGCTCCTGCAGAAACTACTGCACCTGCCGATGCCGCTCCTGCCTCTGAAGCCGCTCCAGCCGATACTGCCGCCGCTCCTGCTGCCGGCAACTGCGCGACTACTGTTGAAGCCAACGACGCTATGCAGTTCAACACTAAAGAAATCCAAGTAAGCAAAGCTTGTAAAGAATTCACCATCACTTTGAAACACACCGGTACCCAACCTAAAGAAAGCATGGGTCACAACATCGTCATCGGTAAGGCCGAAGACATGGACGGTATTTTCAAAGACGGTGCCGGTGCTGCTGCAACTGACTACGTTAAACCTGACGACGCACGCGTTGTTGCTCACACCAAACTGATCGGTGGTGGCGAAGAAGCTTCCCTGACTCTGGATCCTGCTAAATTGGCTGGCGGCGAATACAAATTCGCTTGTACCTTCCCAGGTCACGGCGCTTTGATGAACGGTAAAGTTACTTTGGTTGACTAA
- a CDS encoding DciA family protein: MDLAQLGKRDHLLEGLLQQSQQWRKLDAKIKTVLPANLHPHFQTACVEDGRLVFLAANNMAASRLKMILPAMLPKLQTLHAGVREVVVRVVPSPPAQPKTNSLRLSEAALDSFDEAAAKLEGKHPELAAALAELVRKHSR; encoded by the coding sequence ATGGATTTAGCACAATTAGGCAAGCGCGATCATTTATTGGAGGGCTTGTTGCAACAATCGCAACAATGGCGGAAATTGGATGCAAAAATCAAAACGGTTTTGCCGGCCAACCTGCATCCGCATTTTCAGACGGCCTGCGTAGAAGACGGAAGATTGGTCTTTCTTGCCGCCAATAATATGGCTGCTTCGCGTTTGAAAATGATCCTGCCTGCCATGTTGCCCAAGTTGCAAACATTGCATGCAGGGGTAAGGGAGGTGGTGGTCAGGGTAGTCCCCAGTCCTCCAGCTCAACCGAAAACCAATAGTTTGCGATTGAGCGAGGCAGCTTTAGACAGTTTTGATGAGGCGGCAGCCAAATTGGAAGGCAAACATCCCGAATTGGCGGCGGCATTGGCAGAATTGGTACGCAAGCACAGCCGTTAA
- the secA gene encoding preprotein translocase subunit SecA encodes MLTNIAKKIFGSRNDRLLKQYRKSVAKINALEKQMQALSDAELQAKTAEFKQRLADGQSLDDILVEAFAVCREASSRVLGMRHFDVQLIGGMVLHNGKIAEMRTGEGKTLVATLAVYLNALSGKGVHVVTVNDYLASRDASIMEPLYNFLGLSVGVIVADLQPFERQTAYGADITYGTNNEFGFDYLRDNMVTDQYDKVQRELNFAVVDEVDSILIDEARTPLIISGQADDNIQLYRVMNAVPAHLIRQETEEGEGDYWVDEKAHQVILSEAGHEHAEQILTQMGLLQENDSLYSAANISLMHHLMAALRAHTLFHKDQHYVIQDGEIVIVDEFTGRLMAGRRWSEGLHQAVEAKEGVEIKRENQTLASITFQNYFRLYNKLSGMTGTADTEAFEFQSIYNLETVIIPTNRPVQRKDFNDQIFRSAEEKFEAVVKDIAECHKNGQPVLVGTTSIENSELVSDLLRKAGLPHNVLNAKEHEREALIVAQAGKVGAITVATNMAGRGTDIVLGGNLKHQIEAIRADETLSEQQKQAQISALESGWQAEHDQVVAAGGLHIIGTERHESRRIDNQLRGRAGRQGDPGSSRFYLSFEDPLLRLFALDRAAAILNRLAPERGVAIEHGLLTRQIEGAQRKVEGRNFDMRKQVLEYDDVANDQRKVIYHQRNEILTSKDVSDLTREIRADVISDLVDYHIPPDSMEEQWDIPALEHQLAADFRLHVDIKGWLKEDSTLDNQDIKERLIKRIEDEYAEKVELVGKQAMSDFERNVMLQVIDNQWREHLAAMDYLRQGIHLRSYAQKNPKQEYKREAFAMFENLWRGIKQNIAALLTAVQIERNSEYDHTAAQSVSDVQTVHSDAPDMEELLGQSQTDLVTEAFDPDGTDFSPEALAQNGLIVHRNDPCPCGSGLKYKQCHGKLN; translated from the coding sequence ATGCTGACAAACATTGCTAAGAAAATCTTCGGCAGCCGCAACGACCGCCTGCTGAAACAATATCGTAAATCCGTTGCCAAAATCAACGCGCTTGAGAAACAAATGCAGGCCTTGAGCGATGCAGAACTGCAAGCTAAAACAGCCGAATTCAAACAACGTCTCGCCGACGGACAAAGCTTGGACGACATTTTGGTCGAAGCCTTTGCCGTCTGCCGCGAAGCATCGAGCCGTGTATTGGGCATGCGCCACTTCGATGTACAGCTGATCGGCGGTATGGTCCTGCACAACGGCAAAATCGCCGAAATGCGTACCGGTGAAGGTAAAACTCTGGTGGCCACCCTTGCCGTTTACCTGAATGCATTGTCAGGAAAAGGCGTACACGTCGTTACCGTCAACGACTACCTCGCCTCCCGTGACGCGAGCATTATGGAGCCGTTATACAATTTCTTAGGCTTGAGCGTCGGCGTGATCGTCGCCGATTTGCAACCTTTCGAACGCCAGACTGCTTACGGTGCCGACATTACTTACGGTACAAACAACGAATTCGGTTTCGACTACCTGCGCGACAATATGGTGACCGACCAATACGACAAAGTTCAACGCGAATTGAACTTTGCCGTAGTCGACGAAGTGGACTCCATTCTGATTGACGAAGCGCGTACGCCACTGATTATTTCCGGCCAGGCGGATGACAACATCCAGCTCTACCGCGTGATGAATGCCGTTCCTGCCCACCTTATCCGCCAAGAAACCGAAGAAGGCGAAGGTGATTACTGGGTAGATGAAAAAGCACACCAAGTTATCCTAAGCGAAGCCGGTCACGAACACGCCGAGCAAATCCTGACTCAAATGGGCTTATTGCAGGAAAACGATTCGCTCTACTCTGCCGCCAATATTTCCCTGATGCACCACCTCATGGCTGCATTGCGCGCGCACACCCTGTTCCACAAGGACCAACACTACGTCATTCAAGACGGCGAAATCGTGATTGTGGACGAATTCACAGGCCGTCTGATGGCCGGCCGCCGTTGGTCCGAAGGCTTGCACCAAGCCGTTGAAGCCAAAGAAGGTGTAGAAATCAAACGCGAAAACCAAACGCTTGCATCTATTACCTTCCAAAACTACTTCCGTCTGTACAACAAACTGTCCGGCATGACCGGTACGGCCGACACCGAAGCATTCGAGTTCCAAAGCATTTACAACCTCGAAACCGTCATCATCCCGACCAACCGTCCTGTACAACGTAAAGACTTCAACGACCAAATCTTCCGCTCAGCCGAAGAAAAATTTGAAGCCGTTGTCAAAGACATCGCCGAATGCCACAAAAACGGCCAGCCGGTTTTGGTCGGTACAACCAGCATCGAAAACTCCGAACTGGTTTCTGACTTGTTACGCAAAGCAGGTCTACCACATAACGTTCTGAACGCCAAAGAACACGAGCGCGAGGCATTGATTGTGGCTCAAGCCGGTAAAGTGGGCGCAATTACCGTTGCCACCAACATGGCCGGCCGCGGTACCGATATTGTCTTGGGCGGCAACCTCAAACATCAAATCGAAGCCATCCGTGCAGATGAAACCTTGAGCGAACAGCAAAAACAAGCGCAAATTTCCGCCCTTGAAAGCGGTTGGCAAGCCGAACACGACCAAGTTGTGGCTGCAGGCGGTTTGCACATTATCGGTACCGAACGCCACGAAAGCCGCCGTATCGACAACCAATTACGGGGTCGTGCCGGTCGTCAAGGTGACCCTGGCTCCAGCCGTTTCTATCTGTCGTTTGAAGACCCATTGCTGCGCCTGTTTGCACTCGACCGTGCTGCCGCCATCCTCAACCGTCTGGCACCTGAGCGCGGCGTCGCCATCGAACACGGTCTGCTGACCCGTCAAATCGAAGGCGCACAACGTAAAGTCGAAGGCCGCAACTTCGATATGCGCAAACAAGTTTTGGAATACGATGACGTTGCCAACGACCAACGTAAAGTGATTTACCATCAACGCAACGAAATCCTGACCAGCAAAGACGTCAGCGATTTGACCCGCGAAATCCGCGCCGACGTTATCAGCGACTTGGTTGATTACCACATCCCGCCTGACAGCATGGAAGAGCAATGGGACATTCCGGCATTGGAGCACCAACTTGCCGCCGATTTCCGCCTGCATGTCGATATTAAAGGTTGGCTGAAAGAAGACAGCACTTTGGACAACCAAGACATTAAAGAACGCCTCATCAAGCGCATCGAAGACGAGTATGCCGAAAAAGTCGAATTGGTCGGCAAACAGGCTATGTCAGATTTTGAACGCAATGTTATGCTGCAAGTTATCGACAACCAATGGCGCGAACACCTCGCCGCTATGGACTACTTGCGCCAAGGTATCCATCTGCGCAGCTATGCTCAGAAAAATCCGAAACAGGAATACAAACGCGAAGCTTTCGCCATGTTTGAAAACCTGTGGCGCGGCATCAAACAAAACATTGCCGCTTTGCTGACCGCCGTTCAAATCGAGCGCAACAGCGAATACGACCACACTGCCGCACAAAGCGTCAGCGATGTTCAAACCGTCCACTCCGATGCGCCTGATATGGAAGAATTGCTCGGTCAATCGCAAACCGATTTGGTTACCGAAGCGTTTGATCCTGACGGCACAGACTTCAGCCCTGAAGCGCTTGCACAAAATGGCCTGATTGTTCACCGCAACGATCCTTGCCCTTGCGGCAGCGGCCTGAAATACAAACAGTGCCACGGTAAATTGAACTAA
- the aroC gene encoding chorismate synthase gives MAGNTFGQIFTVTTFGESHGAGLGCIIDGCPPGLELSEADIQFDLDRRKPGTSRHVTQRREADQVEILSGVFEGKTTGTPIALLIRNTDQRSKDYGNIATSFRPGHADYTYWHKYGTRDYRGGGRSSARETAARVAAGAVAKKWLKEKFGTEITAYVTQVGEKEIQFEGYEYISQNPFFAANQSQIEDLENYMDSVRKSLDSVGAKLHIEAANVPIGLGEPVFDRLDAEIAYAMMGINAVKGVEIGAGFDSVTQRGSEHGDELTPQGFLSNHSGGILGGISTGQDIHVNIAIKPTSSIATPRRSIDIEGNPVELATHGRHDPCVGLRAAPIAEAMLALVLIDHALRHRAQNADVVVDTPDIAKTRG, from the coding sequence ATGGCAGGCAATACTTTCGGACAAATCTTTACCGTTACCACTTTCGGCGAAAGCCACGGCGCAGGCTTGGGCTGTATCATTGACGGCTGCCCGCCCGGATTAGAATTGAGCGAAGCGGATATCCAATTTGACCTTGACCGCCGTAAACCCGGCACCAGCCGCCACGTTACCCAACGCCGCGAAGCCGACCAAGTCGAAATCCTCTCCGGCGTATTCGAAGGCAAAACCACCGGCACACCCATCGCCCTCCTGATCCGCAATACCGACCAACGCAGCAAAGACTATGGCAATATCGCCACCAGTTTCCGCCCCGGCCATGCCGATTACACCTACTGGCACAAATACGGCACACGCGACTACCGCGGCGGAGGTAGAAGTTCCGCCCGCGAAACCGCCGCACGTGTTGCCGCCGGAGCAGTCGCTAAAAAATGGCTGAAAGAAAAATTCGGCACGGAAATTACCGCCTACGTGACCCAAGTCGGTGAAAAAGAAATCCAGTTTGAAGGTTACGAATATATTTCCCAAAATCCTTTTTTTGCAGCAAACCAAAGCCAAATTGAGGACTTGGAAAACTATATGGACAGCGTGCGCAAATCATTGGATTCTGTCGGCGCAAAACTTCATATCGAAGCAGCCAACGTCCCTATCGGCTTGGGCGAACCGGTTTTTGACCGCCTCGATGCAGAAATTGCCTATGCCATGATGGGCATTAATGCCGTCAAAGGCGTTGAAATCGGTGCAGGTTTTGATAGCGTAACGCAACGCGGCAGCGAGCATGGCGACGAGCTCACGCCTCAAGGTTTTCTATCCAACCACTCAGGCGGCATCTTGGGCGGCATCAGCACCGGACAAGACATTCATGTGAATATTGCCATCAAACCGACCAGTTCCATCGCTACACCGCGTCGCAGCATTGATATAGAGGGCAACCCTGTCGAGCTTGCCACACACGGCCGACACGACCCCTGCGTCGGCCTACGCGCCGCTCCGATTGCAGAAGCCATGCTGGCCTTGGTATTGATTGACCACGCCTTACGCCATCGTGCGCAAAATGCCGACGTAGTGGTTGATACGCCAGATATTGCCAAGACTCGTGGGTAA
- a CDS encoding type II secretion system protein GspG: MENTENHTSVAPPAKIHTAAYVLAGVSFIPLIGLIFGIAALVLSILGWRKRGAKIVALIASLGMLCTVALYGTLFYFGFVQRGGVYDELRQQLTVNTLSSLVSEVEFYRLQHGVYPESLEQLQESQPNKPIFMYDTSTTPLSSEPLRLFYYERSGDTHYYLRSVGNDGEAFTADDILPNIEQTQNSKIGLLLQKEAQ; the protein is encoded by the coding sequence ATGGAAAATACTGAAAACCACACATCCGTCGCACCACCTGCCAAAATCCACACAGCCGCCTATGTCCTTGCAGGCGTTTCCTTTATTCCGCTTATCGGTTTGATCTTCGGCATAGCGGCTTTGGTTTTAAGTATATTGGGATGGCGCAAACGTGGTGCAAAAATTGTTGCCTTGATTGCCTCCTTAGGAATGTTATGCACCGTTGCACTTTACGGCACATTGTTTTATTTCGGCTTTGTTCAGCGAGGAGGTGTGTACGACGAACTGAGGCAGCAACTGACGGTAAATACTTTGTCTAGTTTGGTTTCCGAAGTCGAATTCTACCGTCTGCAACACGGTGTCTATCCTGAATCATTAGAGCAGCTCCAAGAATCTCAGCCGAACAAGCCGATATTTATGTACGATACGAGTACTACGCCTTTGAGTTCCGAACCGCTCCGACTGTTTTATTACGAACGCAGCGGTGACACTCATTATTACTTGCGCAGCGTGGGCAATGATGGTGAAGCGTTTACTGCTGACGACATTCTGCCAAATATTGAACAGACCCAAAACAGCAAAATCGGTCTGTTATTGCAAAAAGAAGCTCAGTAA
- a CDS encoding ProQ/FINO family protein has protein sequence MAQETALGAALKSAVQTMSKKKQTDMIADHIYGKYDVFKRFKPLAVGIDQDLVAALPQYDPALIARVLANHCRRPRYLKALARGGKRFDLNNRFKGEVSTEEQTIAQQHPAVQQALAAQAERQAAKATAEAEAAPAQAETNEAAE, from the coding sequence ATGGCACAAGAAACCGCTTTGGGCGCTGCGCTGAAATCTGCCGTCCAAACCATGAGCAAGAAAAAACAGACAGACATGATTGCCGACCACATTTACGGCAAATATGATGTATTCAAACGATTCAAACCGTTGGCCGTTGGTATCGACCAAGACTTGGTTGCCGCCCTGCCCCAATACGACCCTGCACTGATTGCACGCGTACTGGCCAACCACTGCCGCCGTCCGCGCTATCTGAAAGCCCTGGCTCGCGGCGGCAAACGTTTTGACTTGAACAACCGCTTCAAAGGCGAAGTCAGCACAGAAGAACAAACCATCGCCCAACAACACCCAGCCGTTCAACAAGCATTGGCTGCACAAGCCGAACGTCAAGCCGCTAAGGCTACCGCCGAAGCAGAAGCGGCTCCTGCTCAAGCTGAGACCAACGAAGCTGCTGAATAA